The Petropleomorpha daqingensis genome includes a window with the following:
- a CDS encoding cytochrome b5 domain-containing protein: MAVASRTVLEEAQAHNRAVGHENLGFLSESHGNIPSTPPLLAMSGSHRAWDEIAVQLPRLFKTVTLRRAFDDLPVLSALPDDLPDAELLRASTLLGMFAHSYQRVLQVPAPELPPSIQHPWEQVSARLDRTAPHLSYIDLITYNWRLLDPDRADPMRIENLELLVPSVDNQEERVFYLVQVEIAAQTAPVVAAAVRAQEAAERDDPAALIGEFIGIADTLQRVARESFLKIRPDPYAPSFVDSVVWAKTVAPFAVPINPGVPGPSGTNAMLFHVMDALLGRTRYASRFGGEVEHLRGTFPVFWRQFLAALRGTSVRDYVAQRGDPELAGIFTELLEAYSGERGFLMRHRLKVHGFLDIAFKAGRSVTITGFEGKFKDRTWEEVDAELGASIDERRVDSPSPVRHAQVAAVVPVHVEGDNWVKQVTLGVAGSGVRYQPGDRIAILPENSRELVDATLSALRATGEEEVQLSPLWREAVTSRNGTASPTHLPLRSLLAMGRIRPVEREVAKTLLALSGDEALRDVVEARAEDQWELWDLLELLTRRGFDPRTLWRAQPGEREHICRLVPPEKARMYSISSTMGDGRTATELSLTIGGLRYSSADAPRSVGAAKRGTASTYLGDPDSWIEEVGTPVAFTVVRPPRFALPADGAEPVVMFAGGTGIAPFRGFLQERVRRGVDGESWLFLGTRTTADLYYRSELETAVAAGSLNLRVAFSRDPLTARTVSDGDGRRLVLEPGETRHIGAEMLACADELWELLRPRSEGGRGGRFYICGRTGFARAVFDGIKEVGRRKGGLDDAGASHLLGLLTAEGRLQLDVFTTYPGPHALQPARYDASEVVLHNDDEHGWWLVVDGRVYDVGEFLEMHPGGAKIVQAYGGVDATRAYRAVRHHIEPEVDAQRGIYEIGTIRRLDFGAEWGVAIGPSGLHHVPLAELYKSWARFLYAIVEMTNALRLDYTIHQPPLTRRDAPGEMTPYRLGFLMEAHDRFVHSYLDFSIGEDVQDLWALTSGLCSSSERVTYVRDEIARVQASETAEAVVRATAHGPQALALVGPAAGAAVMGAIVRWVDALEAENKRYLHELKAIVRDGLLVFEEFGPDAVRRGGDRLLERLRAIPVLLESYYAGLEPHARAVEGLLQPIVV, translated from the coding sequence ATGGCCGTTGCCTCGCGCACCGTGCTGGAGGAGGCCCAGGCGCACAACCGTGCCGTCGGGCACGAGAACCTCGGCTTCCTGAGCGAGTCGCACGGCAACATCCCCTCGACGCCGCCGCTGCTGGCGATGTCGGGCAGCCACCGGGCGTGGGACGAGATCGCGGTGCAGCTCCCCCGGCTGTTCAAGACGGTCACGCTGCGGCGGGCGTTCGACGACCTGCCGGTGCTCTCCGCGCTGCCCGACGACCTGCCCGACGCCGAACTGCTGCGCGCCTCGACGCTGCTCGGGATGTTCGCGCACTCCTACCAGCGGGTGCTCCAGGTCCCGGCGCCGGAACTGCCGCCGTCGATCCAGCACCCGTGGGAGCAGGTCTCGGCCCGCCTGGACCGGACCGCCCCGCACCTGTCCTACATCGACCTGATCACCTACAACTGGCGGCTGCTCGACCCCGACCGGGCCGATCCGATGCGCATCGAGAACCTCGAGCTGCTCGTGCCGTCGGTCGACAACCAGGAGGAGCGGGTCTTCTACCTGGTGCAGGTGGAGATCGCCGCCCAGACGGCACCGGTGGTGGCCGCCGCGGTACGGGCGCAGGAGGCGGCCGAGCGCGACGACCCCGCGGCGCTGATCGGCGAGTTCATCGGCATCGCCGACACGCTGCAGCGGGTGGCGCGGGAGTCGTTCCTCAAGATCCGGCCCGACCCGTACGCGCCGTCCTTCGTCGACAGCGTCGTCTGGGCGAAGACCGTCGCGCCGTTCGCCGTCCCGATCAACCCGGGCGTGCCCGGGCCGAGCGGCACCAACGCGATGCTCTTCCACGTCATGGACGCCCTGCTCGGCCGGACGCGCTACGCCTCCCGGTTCGGCGGCGAGGTCGAGCACCTGCGCGGGACGTTCCCGGTGTTCTGGCGGCAGTTCCTCGCCGCGCTGCGCGGGACCTCGGTGCGGGACTACGTGGCCCAGCGCGGCGACCCGGAGCTGGCCGGCATCTTCACCGAGCTGCTGGAGGCGTACTCCGGGGAGCGCGGCTTCCTCATGCGCCACCGGCTGAAGGTGCACGGCTTCCTGGACATCGCGTTCAAGGCCGGCCGCTCGGTCACGATCACCGGCTTCGAGGGCAAGTTCAAGGACCGCACGTGGGAGGAGGTCGACGCCGAGCTCGGCGCCTCGATCGACGAGCGGCGGGTCGACTCGCCGTCGCCGGTCCGCCACGCCCAGGTGGCCGCCGTCGTCCCGGTGCACGTCGAGGGCGACAACTGGGTCAAGCAGGTGACGCTCGGGGTGGCCGGCAGCGGAGTGCGTTACCAGCCCGGTGACCGGATCGCGATCCTGCCGGAGAACAGCCGGGAGCTGGTCGACGCGACGCTGTCGGCGCTGCGCGCCACCGGTGAGGAGGAGGTGCAGCTCAGCCCGCTCTGGCGGGAGGCGGTGACCTCCCGCAACGGGACGGCGAGCCCGACGCACCTGCCGCTGCGCTCGCTGCTGGCGATGGGCCGGATCCGGCCGGTCGAGCGCGAGGTCGCCAAGACGCTGCTGGCGCTGTCCGGCGACGAGGCGCTGCGGGACGTCGTCGAGGCGCGGGCCGAGGACCAGTGGGAGCTGTGGGACCTGCTCGAGCTGCTGACCCGGCGCGGGTTCGATCCCCGGACGCTGTGGCGCGCGCAGCCCGGGGAACGCGAGCACATCTGCCGGCTCGTCCCGCCGGAGAAGGCGCGGATGTACTCGATCTCCTCGACGATGGGCGACGGGCGGACCGCGACCGAGCTGAGCCTCACCATCGGCGGGCTGCGCTACTCGAGCGCCGACGCGCCCCGGTCGGTGGGTGCGGCGAAGCGGGGCACGGCCTCGACCTACCTGGGCGATCCCGACTCGTGGATCGAGGAGGTCGGCACGCCGGTGGCGTTCACCGTCGTCCGGCCGCCGCGCTTCGCGCTGCCCGCCGACGGTGCCGAGCCGGTCGTCATGTTCGCCGGCGGAACGGGCATCGCGCCCTTCCGCGGCTTCCTGCAGGAACGCGTGCGACGAGGGGTCGACGGCGAGAGCTGGCTGTTCCTCGGCACGCGGACGACGGCCGACCTCTACTACCGGTCGGAGCTGGAAACGGCCGTGGCCGCCGGCTCGCTGAACCTGCGGGTGGCGTTCTCGCGGGACCCGCTGACCGCGCGCACCGTGTCGGACGGCGACGGCCGCCGGCTCGTGCTCGAACCGGGCGAGACCCGGCACATCGGGGCGGAGATGCTCGCCTGCGCCGACGAGCTGTGGGAGCTGCTGCGGCCGCGATCCGAGGGTGGCCGCGGCGGCCGGTTCTACATCTGCGGCCGGACCGGCTTCGCGAGGGCGGTGTTCGACGGGATCAAGGAGGTCGGCCGCCGGAAGGGCGGGCTCGACGACGCCGGGGCCTCGCACCTGCTCGGGCTGCTCACCGCGGAGGGGCGGCTGCAGCTCGACGTCTTCACCACCTACCCGGGGCCGCACGCCCTGCAGCCGGCGCGCTACGACGCGTCGGAGGTCGTGCTGCACAACGACGACGAGCACGGCTGGTGGCTGGTCGTCGACGGGCGGGTGTACGACGTCGGCGAGTTCCTGGAGATGCACCCCGGCGGGGCGAAGATCGTGCAGGCCTACGGCGGGGTGGACGCGACGCGCGCCTACCGGGCGGTGCGGCACCACATCGAGCCGGAGGTCGACGCGCAGCGCGGGATCTACGAGATCGGCACCATCCGCCGGCTCGACTTCGGCGCCGAGTGGGGCGTGGCGATCGGGCCCTCCGGCCTGCACCACGTGCCGCTGGCCGAGCTGTACAAGAGCTGGGCGCGGTTCCTGTACGCGATCGTGGAGATGACGAACGCGCTGCGGCTGGACTACACGATCCACCAGCCGCCGCTGACCCGCCGCGATGCGCCCGGGGAGATGACGCCGTACCGGCTCGGGTTCCTGATGGAGGCGCACGACCGGTTCGTGCACAGCTACCTGGACTTCTCGATCGGTGAGGACGTGCAGGACCTCTGGGCGCTGACCAGCGGCCTGTGCTCGTCGTCGGAGCGCGTGACCTACGTCCGGGACGAGATCGCACGGGTGCAGGCGTCCGAGACGGCGGAGGCGGTGGTCCGGGCGACGGCGCACGGGCCCCAGGCGCTGGCCCTCGTGGGGCCGGCCGCGGGTGCCGCGGTCATGGGCGCGATCGTGCGCTGGGTCGACGCGCTGGAGGCGGAGAACAAGCGCTACCTCCACGAGCTCAAGGCGATCGTGCGGGACGGGCTGCTGGTGTTCGAGGAGTTCGGACCGGACGCCGTCCGGCGCGGCGGCGACCGCCTGCTGGAACGGCTGCGCGCGATCCCGGTGCTGCTGGAGTCGTACTACGCCGGCCTCGAACCCCACGCCCGCGCGGTCGAGGGGTTGCTCCAGCCGATCGTCGTCTAG
- a CDS encoding carboxymuconolactone decarboxylase family protein — MTRIPATEITGIYGALLKTVSRKMIGQVPESAGVFWHYPAVLKDLMGFGRKVDSWNRLDPDLASFAGMAAAASIGCSFCLDFHYFLTHNRWLDETKAREVPRWRESTVFSPLERRVLEYAEAMSQTPPTVTDELSAALLEDLGAPALLELTARIGAMNMTARGNVALGIRSQEFSASCGLPPLAAASRDGDSA, encoded by the coding sequence ATGACGCGCATCCCCGCCACCGAGATCACCGGCATCTACGGAGCGCTGCTGAAGACGGTCAGCCGCAAGATGATCGGCCAGGTACCCGAGTCGGCCGGCGTCTTCTGGCACTACCCCGCCGTCCTCAAGGACCTGATGGGGTTCGGCCGCAAGGTCGACTCCTGGAACCGGCTGGACCCCGACCTGGCGTCCTTCGCCGGCATGGCCGCGGCCGCCTCGATCGGCTGCAGCTTCTGCCTGGACTTCCACTACTTCCTGACCCACAACCGCTGGCTCGACGAGACCAAGGCGCGCGAGGTGCCGCGGTGGCGGGAGTCCACGGTGTTCAGCCCGCTGGAGCGGCGGGTGCTGGAGTACGCCGAAGCGATGAGCCAGACGCCCCCGACCGTGACCGACGAGCTGTCGGCGGCCCTGCTCGAGGACCTCGGCGCGCCCGCCCTGCTGGAGCTGACGGCCAGGATCGGCGCGATGAACATGACCGCCCGGGGCAACGTCGCCCTCGGCATCCGGTCGCAGGAGTTCTCGGCGTCCTGCGGCCTGCCGCCGCTCGCGGCCGCGTCCCGGGACGGCGACTCGGCATGA
- a CDS encoding cyclic nucleotide-binding domain-containing protein — translation MAPEQVARQHDRIRALANAGAVLHLGAHPDDEDSGMVAYMSRRHAARTVYWSATRGEGGQNRRGPERNEALGVVRTWESLDARRLDGGEVLYGPFYDFGFSKSGEDTLRRWGRDAVVGEVVRAIRSVQPLVVVCRWSGTADDGHGHHQAVGLVAEEAFDAAADPERFPELGLPPWRAAKLYRSVAGDWQPGEDGSFGVLVPEYEQAGYLRLDTGEVDPVAEVSYQEQAHTAVNRHRSQGIGFVPEPGPYFYYYRLVRSPSAPPSREASFYDGLDPLLTGLGDDPRLTAARAALETAAENFRPDRPTACLPRLVEAWEALSALEAVEDDEALARYLTRRTAEIEEVVAGFLSVRVECLADRARITPGREVRVVVRVWGGADPVDVEKVELHVPDGWLAVRTSADDGPPHPSHTAQHEVVYLVTVPADVEPQAPYWLRAPRGPYRYAWPERSPSLGQPLDEPLVWTEVVVRGAGATCTVRSAAVQRSGFPGGSRLLPLTVLPPVALSPRQQREILPITGLQRVLDLDVTVQCIEPDGARAVLTPVAPDGWTVDPPAREVLLGGAGDTVTRRFRVHVPASAAPGGYALRYELQCGGRSYDLELRPVRLGVPGATAPPDEHTAVVEAYLLRPVSVAVDLVDARFIKTLRYGYVHGLEESIVPSLARFELDLAEVGDDQLEFADLGEFDAIVLGPNAYSVRPAVRRSAARLLDFVAQGGTLVVQYQTYGYDVGGLTPFPVRFSQPHDRVTDPQAPVTLVDPANPVLTAPNAIGPADFDGWVHDRGLYFLGEWDRRYTPVLASADVGEPPREGGLLTASFGRGTYVYAAYSFHRQIPAGVAGAVRLFANLLGLAEVRVRERMARLGELELFRFMTEAQLYEAARSVSERWVDAGAYLAREGERGHEMFILVDGSVEVLHGEGDGERLVHVAGPGEELGELTLLADIPRSASLRAATDVVVLVIRDDALEEWLQRHPDLGRGMMRRLAHRVVETTGQLS, via the coding sequence GTGGCCCCGGAGCAGGTGGCGCGCCAGCACGACCGCATCCGCGCCCTGGCCAACGCCGGCGCGGTGCTGCACCTCGGCGCGCACCCGGACGACGAGGACAGCGGCATGGTCGCCTACATGTCCCGCCGGCACGCGGCGCGCACCGTCTACTGGTCGGCCACGCGGGGCGAGGGCGGGCAGAACCGCCGCGGCCCGGAGCGCAACGAGGCGCTCGGCGTGGTCCGCACCTGGGAGAGCCTCGACGCCCGCCGGCTGGACGGCGGCGAGGTGCTCTACGGGCCGTTCTACGACTTCGGGTTCTCCAAGAGCGGCGAGGACACCCTGCGCCGGTGGGGCCGCGACGCCGTGGTCGGCGAGGTGGTCCGCGCGATCCGGTCGGTGCAGCCGCTGGTGGTGGTCTGCCGGTGGTCCGGGACGGCGGACGACGGGCACGGCCACCACCAGGCCGTCGGCCTGGTCGCCGAGGAGGCGTTCGACGCGGCCGCCGATCCGGAGCGGTTCCCGGAGCTCGGGCTGCCGCCGTGGCGGGCGGCGAAGCTCTACCGGTCGGTGGCCGGCGACTGGCAGCCCGGGGAGGACGGCAGCTTCGGCGTCCTCGTGCCGGAGTACGAGCAGGCCGGCTACCTGCGCCTGGACACCGGCGAGGTCGACCCGGTCGCCGAGGTGAGCTACCAGGAGCAGGCGCACACCGCGGTCAACCGGCACCGCTCGCAGGGCATCGGCTTCGTGCCCGAGCCGGGGCCGTACTTCTACTACTACCGCCTGGTCCGCAGCCCGAGCGCGCCGCCGAGCAGGGAGGCGAGCTTCTACGACGGCCTCGATCCGCTGCTCACCGGCCTCGGCGACGACCCCCGGCTGACCGCCGCCCGCGCCGCCCTCGAGACGGCGGCGGAGAACTTCCGGCCCGACCGCCCCACCGCCTGCCTGCCCCGGCTGGTCGAGGCGTGGGAGGCGCTGAGCGCCCTCGAAGCGGTCGAGGACGACGAGGCGCTCGCCCGCTACCTCACCCGCCGCACCGCCGAGATCGAGGAGGTGGTCGCCGGGTTCCTCTCGGTCCGCGTCGAGTGCCTCGCCGACCGCGCCCGGATCACGCCGGGCCGCGAGGTCCGGGTCGTCGTCCGCGTCTGGGGCGGCGCGGACCCGGTCGACGTCGAGAAGGTGGAGCTGCACGTCCCCGACGGCTGGCTCGCCGTCCGCACGTCCGCCGACGACGGCCCGCCGCACCCCTCGCACACCGCGCAGCACGAGGTCGTCTACCTCGTCACGGTGCCCGCGGACGTCGAACCGCAGGCGCCCTACTGGCTGCGCGCACCCCGCGGGCCGTACCGCTACGCGTGGCCGGAGCGCTCGCCGTCACTCGGTCAGCCCCTGGACGAACCGCTCGTGTGGACCGAGGTCGTCGTCCGCGGGGCCGGCGCCACCTGCACCGTGCGCAGCGCGGCGGTGCAGCGCAGCGGGTTCCCCGGCGGCTCGCGGCTGCTGCCGCTCACCGTGCTGCCCCCGGTCGCGCTGAGTCCCCGCCAGCAGCGCGAGATCCTGCCGATCACCGGCCTGCAGCGGGTGCTCGACCTCGACGTCACCGTGCAGTGCATCGAGCCCGACGGCGCCCGGGCGGTGCTGACCCCCGTCGCCCCGGACGGGTGGACCGTCGACCCGCCCGCGCGGGAGGTGCTGCTCGGCGGCGCCGGCGACACCGTCACCCGCCGGTTCCGCGTGCACGTGCCGGCGTCGGCGGCGCCCGGCGGCTACGCGCTGCGCTACGAGCTGCAGTGCGGCGGGCGCAGCTACGACCTCGAGCTGCGGCCGGTCCGGCTGGGTGTGCCGGGCGCGACCGCGCCGCCGGACGAGCACACCGCGGTCGTCGAGGCATACCTGCTCCGCCCCGTGTCCGTGGCGGTCGACCTGGTCGACGCCCGGTTCATCAAGACGCTGCGCTACGGCTACGTGCACGGCCTGGAGGAGTCGATCGTGCCGTCGCTGGCGCGCTTCGAGCTCGACCTGGCCGAGGTCGGCGACGACCAGCTCGAGTTCGCCGACCTCGGCGAGTTCGACGCGATCGTCCTCGGCCCGAACGCCTACTCGGTGCGGCCCGCCGTCCGCCGCTCGGCCGCGCGGCTGCTCGACTTCGTCGCCCAGGGCGGCACGCTGGTCGTGCAGTACCAGACCTACGGCTACGACGTCGGAGGCCTCACCCCGTTCCCGGTCCGGTTCTCCCAGCCGCACGACCGGGTCACCGATCCGCAGGCGCCGGTCACGCTCGTCGACCCGGCGAACCCGGTGCTCACCGCGCCCAACGCGATCGGGCCGGCCGACTTCGACGGCTGGGTGCACGACCGCGGGCTGTACTTCCTGGGGGAGTGGGACCGCCGGTACACGCCGGTGCTGGCCAGCGCCGACGTCGGCGAGCCGCCCCGGGAGGGCGGGCTGCTCACGGCGTCGTTCGGGCGCGGCACCTACGTCTACGCCGCATACTCCTTCCACCGGCAGATCCCGGCCGGTGTGGCCGGCGCGGTGCGGCTGTTCGCCAACCTGCTCGGGCTGGCCGAGGTCCGGGTGCGCGAGCGGATGGCGCGGCTCGGCGAGCTCGAGCTGTTCCGGTTCATGACCGAGGCCCAGCTGTACGAGGCCGCGCGCAGCGTGTCCGAGCGCTGGGTCGACGCCGGCGCCTACCTGGCCCGCGAGGGCGAGCGCGGGCACGAGATGTTCATCCTGGTCGACGGCTCGGTCGAGGTCCTCCACGGGGAGGGTGACGGCGAGCGGCTCGTGCACGTCGCGGGGCCGGGGGAGGAGCTCGGCGAGCTGACGCTGCTGGCCGACATCCCGCGCTCGGCCAGCCTGCGCGCGGCCACCGACGTGGTCGTCCTGGTCATCCGGGACGACGCCCTGGAGGAGTGGCTGCAGCGCCACCCCGACCTGGGCCGCGGCATGATGCGCCGGCTCGCCCACCGGGTCGTCGAGACGACGGGCCAGCTGTCGTGA
- a CDS encoding CBS domain-containing protein, which produces MQVQEAMSNRFARIRAGSTMFQAAETVALAGSSDLMVIGEDGGFVGVLSEGDILRAALPDVEEILEAGGSLDVAFGRFVEKAHDLSALPIAPLIIRNPITVAPDDHVTRAVVVLVERGIRLLPVVSDGRLLGVISRADVCNAVVGQLAGLAVGVG; this is translated from the coding sequence GTGCAGGTCCAGGAGGCCATGTCGAACCGCTTCGCCCGCATCCGGGCGGGGTCGACGATGTTCCAGGCCGCGGAGACGGTCGCTCTCGCCGGCTCCAGCGACTTGATGGTCATCGGGGAGGACGGCGGATTCGTCGGCGTCCTCTCCGAGGGCGACATCCTGCGGGCGGCGCTGCCCGACGTCGAGGAGATCCTCGAGGCCGGCGGCTCCCTCGACGTGGCCTTCGGCCGGTTCGTCGAGAAGGCGCACGACCTGTCCGCGCTGCCGATCGCGCCGCTGATCATCCGCAACCCGATCACCGTCGCGCCGGACGATCACGTCACGCGGGCGGTCGTCGTCCTCGTGGAGCGCGGGATCCGGCTGCTGCCGGTGGTCAGCGACGGGCGGCTGCTCGGCGTCATCTCCCGGGCCGACGTCTGCAACGCGGTCGTCGGCCAGCTCGCGGGGCTGGCGGTCGGCGTCGGCTGA
- the bshA gene encoding N-acetyl-alpha-D-glucosaminyl L-malate synthase BshA yields the protein MSLRGGLRVGLLCHRGVGGSAMVAVGLARQLAARGHDVHVVARSTPPGLETPPPGVRVHRLTATDDVTTRLDVDWTTAELHGLAELVASVVQRERLQVLHFHYAVPFAWVVQDVVRRLGEDRPAVVGTLHGTDVSVLGRRPAVRRRLEPALAALDAVTTVSDHHAALATRIFRLPEPPDVIPNFVDLDRFRTVAHPPAHGRAPRLVHVSNFRQVKRPESMARIAGRVLAAAPSELWLVGTGERMPAVESILEDPIADGRVRLLGVRLDVENLLPHTDLLLVSSRMESFCLVALEAMASGVPVVAPRVGGLPELVEHGISGLLFEPGDEEGAARLVLVYLADPALQRRLSAGALTRARSLSTAAVIPRYERLYADVLGRTRDDLTLAAAGE from the coding sequence GTGAGCCTGCGCGGGGGGCTGCGGGTGGGCCTGCTGTGCCACCGCGGCGTCGGCGGCAGCGCGATGGTCGCCGTCGGGCTGGCCCGGCAGCTGGCCGCCCGCGGCCACGACGTGCACGTCGTCGCCCGCTCCACCCCGCCCGGGCTGGAGACGCCGCCGCCCGGGGTCAGGGTGCACCGGCTGACCGCCACCGACGACGTCACCACCCGGCTGGACGTCGACTGGACCACCGCCGAGCTGCACGGCCTGGCCGAGCTCGTCGCCTCCGTGGTGCAGCGCGAGCGGCTGCAGGTGCTGCACTTCCACTACGCCGTGCCGTTCGCGTGGGTGGTCCAGGACGTCGTCCGCCGGCTGGGGGAGGACCGCCCCGCCGTCGTCGGGACCCTGCACGGCACCGACGTGAGCGTCTTGGGACGGCGACCCGCCGTGCGCCGCAGGCTCGAGCCGGCGCTGGCCGCGCTCGACGCCGTCACCACGGTCTCCGACCACCACGCGGCGCTGGCGACGCGGATCTTCCGGCTGCCGGAACCGCCGGACGTGATCCCCAACTTCGTCGACCTCGACCGCTTCCGCACCGTCGCGCACCCGCCGGCGCACGGGCGGGCGCCCCGGCTGGTGCACGTCTCCAACTTCCGGCAGGTCAAGCGGCCCGAGAGCATGGCCCGCATCGCCGGACGCGTGCTCGCCGCCGCCCCGTCCGAGCTGTGGCTGGTCGGCACCGGCGAGCGGATGCCCGCCGTCGAGTCGATCCTCGAGGACCCCATCGCCGACGGGCGGGTGCGGCTGCTCGGCGTCCGGCTCGACGTCGAGAACCTGCTGCCGCACACCGACCTGCTGCTGGTCAGCAGCCGGATGGAGAGCTTCTGCCTCGTCGCGCTGGAGGCCATGGCCTCCGGTGTCCCCGTCGTCGCGCCGCGGGTCGGCGGGCTGCCCGAACTCGTCGAGCACGGGATCAGCGGGCTGCTGTTCGAGCCCGGCGACGAGGAGGGCGCCGCCCGGCTGGTGCTGGTCTACCTCGCCGACCCCGCTCTCCAGCGCCGGCTGAGCGCCGGTGCGCTCACCCGGGCCCGGAGCCTGTCCACCGCCGCGGTGATCCCGCGCTACGAGCGGCTCTACGCCGACGTGCTCGGGCGCACGCGGGACGACCTGACCCTGGCCGCCGCGGGGGAGTGA
- a CDS encoding RNA polymerase sigma-70 factor, which produces MTDDPFVAHRGLLFTVAYEMLGSAADADDVVQETWLRWAEVDRAVVRDPRAYLVRIVTRQALNRLRTLSRRREDYVGEWLPEPLLTSPDVAEDAELAESVSMAMLTVLETLGPTERAVLVLHEVFDVPYEEIAEAVGKSAAAVRQIAHRAREHVAARRPRMTVSRTEQQQVVDRFLAALTGGDVQGLMDVLAPDVVVVADSGGLAPAALRPVSGQWRVANAFSRFAALAPRVEITTPLVNGTVGARIDPGGDFDTAITFVVEDGRITRMYAMRNPHKLGRLDEPADLQR; this is translated from the coding sequence ATGACCGACGACCCCTTCGTCGCCCACCGCGGCCTGCTGTTCACCGTCGCCTACGAGATGCTCGGCTCGGCCGCCGACGCGGACGACGTGGTGCAGGAGACGTGGCTGCGGTGGGCCGAGGTGGACCGGGCCGTCGTCCGGGACCCGCGCGCCTACCTCGTCCGGATCGTCACCCGGCAGGCGCTCAACCGGCTGCGCACGCTGTCCCGCCGCCGGGAGGACTACGTCGGCGAGTGGCTGCCCGAGCCGCTGCTGACCAGCCCGGACGTCGCCGAGGACGCCGAGCTCGCCGAGAGCGTCTCGATGGCGATGCTGACCGTGCTCGAGACGCTCGGCCCGACCGAGCGCGCCGTCCTCGTGCTGCACGAGGTGTTCGACGTGCCCTACGAGGAGATCGCCGAGGCGGTCGGCAAGTCGGCGGCCGCGGTCCGGCAGATCGCGCACCGGGCGCGCGAGCACGTGGCCGCCCGCCGCCCGCGGATGACCGTGAGCCGGACCGAGCAGCAGCAGGTCGTCGACCGGTTCCTCGCCGCGCTGACCGGGGGCGACGTGCAGGGCCTCATGGACGTGCTCGCACCCGACGTCGTCGTGGTCGCCGACAGCGGCGGCCTCGCGCCAGCAGCGCTGCGCCCGGTCTCGGGCCAATGGCGGGTAGCGAACGCGTTCTCCCGCTTCGCGGCGCTGGCACCCCGGGTCGAGATCACCACCCCGCTGGTCAACGGCACCGTCGGCGCGCGGATCGACCCGGGCGGCGATTTCGACACGGCGATCACGTTCGTCGTCGAGGACGGCCGGATCACCCGCATGTACGCGATGCGCAACCCGCACAAGCTGGGCCGCCTGGACGAGCCGGCCGACCTGCAGCGGTGA
- a CDS encoding flavin reductase family protein, producing the protein MSEDAFDDLIAALDPAMAIVTTVSGGERAGCLIGFHAQCSISPPRYVVWLSKANHTFRVGVHARSFAVHFLGQDDEHLAQLFGTTSGDDGDKFGECAWEEADGGVPLLSDCPNRFVAERVALLDEGSDHVCLVLHPTAASARTPFRPLRLSQVEHLQPGHESEERPKPAEERSA; encoded by the coding sequence ATGAGCGAGGACGCGTTCGACGACCTGATCGCCGCACTCGACCCGGCGATGGCGATCGTCACCACGGTGTCCGGCGGTGAGCGGGCCGGCTGCCTGATCGGGTTCCACGCCCAGTGCAGCATCAGCCCGCCGCGATACGTCGTGTGGCTGTCCAAGGCCAACCACACGTTCCGCGTCGGCGTGCACGCCCGCTCGTTCGCCGTGCACTTCCTCGGCCAGGACGACGAGCACCTCGCGCAGCTGTTCGGCACCACCTCCGGCGACGACGGCGACAAGTTCGGCGAGTGCGCCTGGGAGGAGGCGGACGGCGGCGTGCCCCTCCTCAGCGACTGCCCCAACCGGTTCGTGGCCGAGCGCGTGGCGCTGCTGGACGAGGGCAGCGACCACGTCTGCCTGGTGCTCCATCCGACCGCGGCGTCCGCCCGGACCCCGTTCCGGCCGCTGCGCCTCTCGCAGGTCGAGCACCTCCAGCCCGGGCACGAGTCCGAGGAGCGGCCCAAGCCCGCGGAGGAACGCAGCGCCTGA